Proteins encoded together in one Telopea speciosissima isolate NSW1024214 ecotype Mountain lineage chromosome 4, Tspe_v1, whole genome shotgun sequence window:
- the LOC122658409 gene encoding glutamic acid-rich protein-like isoform X2, which yields MSRCFPFPPPGYEKKTRTDEADILAKGKQKEKKHKKEKKDKDKKEKKDKERSSDKHKENKDRKEKHKDKKDKDKDKDKNKTLDEKRNEGRHEGYNGEKVNQNKQQAEEIKGSKFVQELGRRIRDAEKGTGVQMLENFTSTDQRKAEGMARLVEKVFDNRSEVNEKNKVGADQKRAEVGMARVVEKDFSNRVEGKEKNNDGIFQQRTEGIARSVENAVNWAEGKEKNKEKKNDDRKADVQRNRDEERSSGNAKFQNFTRMDQQRVEGMGKPMEKDAEKRLEGKEKKKGKEGSDKQGDKHKGRDREKKSKGKDKDRSKEKKEREKEKAKEKSDKKNREQDKLKDSSKDPTSTINIKPSALNFSKESDKSLDADGNLRKRKDREMNGFLHGSDIQPNKLPRPAFSSHRLTENGKKVYPCQPDIQFTSDRQGLPNNFKAENKEHKINGIIEVPPASVCSTKEIPATQANENGEASTKPLHPDLKYLSQILSVPKMEEWSVFDDQEWLFSSDCLQSKKPKVGSSVVDETPQVWAEALQIESADVCALPYVIPY from the exons GGGAAgcagaaagagaaaaaacataagaaggagaagaaggacaaggataagaaagagaagaaggacaAGGAGAGAAGCAGTGATAagcacaaagaaaataaagaccgAAAGGAAAAGCATAAAGACAAGAAGGACAAGGATAAGGATAAAGATAAAAACAAAACCTTAGATGAGAAACGGAATGAAGGGCGACATGAGGGGTACAATGGAGAGAAGGTTAACCAGAACAAACAGCAGGCCGAGGAGATCAAGGGCTCTAAATTTGTGCAGGAGTTGGGCAGGAGGATCAGAGATGCAGAAAAAGGGACAGGGGTCCAAATGCTTGAGAACTTCACTAGTACAGATCAAAGAAAAGCTGAGGGTATGGCCAGGTTGGTGGAGAAAGTTTTTGACAATAGGTCTGAAGTTAACGAAAAGAATAAGGTCGGTGCAGATCAAAAAAGAGCTGAG GTGGGGATGGCCAGAGTGGTGGAGAAGGATTTTAGCAATAGGGttgaagggaaagaaaagaataacGATGGTATTTTTCAACAAAGAACTGAGGGAATCGCTAGATCAGTGGAGAATGCCGTCAATTGGGctgaagggaaagaaaagaataaggagaagaaaaatgatGATAGAAAGGCTGATGTACAAAGAAATAGAGATGAGGAAAGAAGTTCAGGAAATGCAAAATTTCAGAACTTCACCAGAATGGATCAACAAAGGGTTGAAGGAATGGGCAAACCAATGGAGAAGGATGCTGAGAAGAGACtggaagggaaagaaaagaaaaaaggcaaGGAAGGTAGTGATAAACAGGGGGATAAGCACAAGGGGAGAGATCGAGAGAAGAAAagcaaaggaaaagataaagacaggagtaaagagaagaaggagagggagaaggagaaagcGAAGGAAAAAAGTGATAAAAAGAATAGGGAGCAGGATAAATTAAAAGATAGCAGCAAGGACCCTACAAGTACCATCAACATTAAACCATCAGCATTAAACTTTTCCAAGGAGAGTGACAAGAGCCTTGATGCCgatgggaatctcaggaaaagaaaagacagaGAGATGAATGGGTTTTTACATG GGAGTGATATTCAGCCAAATAAATTGCCAAGACCTGCCTTTTCCTCTCACCGGTTAacagagaatggaaaaaaagTTTATCCATGCCAACCTGATATCCAATTTACTTCCGATAGGCAGGGGCTACCCAATAACTTTAAGGCAGAGAATAAGGAGCACAAAATCAATGGTATAATAGAAGTTCCGCCAGCTTCTGTTTGCTCAACAAAGGAGATCCCTGCAACACAAGCAAATGAGAATGGTGAAGCTTCTACAAAACCGCTGCATCCTGATTTGAAGTATCTAAGCCAGATACTTTCGGTACCCAAGATGGAGGAATGGTCGGTGTTTGACGATCAGGAATGGCTGTTCAGCAGTGACTGTCTTCAATCGAAGAAGCCCAAGGTGGGATCTTCTGTGGTTGATGAGACCCCGCAGGTGTGGGCGGAAGCTCTGCAAATAGAGTCAGCTGATGTTTGTGCTCTGCCATATGTCATTCCGTACTGA
- the LOC122658409 gene encoding glutamic acid-rich protein-like isoform X1: MSRCFPFPPPGYEKKTRTDEADILAKGKQKEKKHKKEKKDKDKKEKKDKERSSDKHKENKDRKEKHKDKKDKDKDKDKNKTLDEKRNEGRHEGYNGEKVNQNKQQAEEIKGSKFVQELGRRIRDAEKGTGVQMLENFTSTDQRKAEGMARLVEKVFDNRSEVNEKNKVGADQKRAEVGMARVVEKDFSNRVEGKEKNNDGIFQQRTEGIARSVENAVNWAEGKEKNKEKKNDDRKADVQRNRDEERSSGNAKFQNFTRMDQQRVEGMGKPMEKDAEKRLEGKEKKKGKEGSDKQGDKHKGRDREKKSKGKDKDRSKEKKEREKEKAKEKSDKKNREQDKLKDSSKDPTSTINIKPSALNFSKESDKSLDADGNLRKRKDREMNGFLHGSDIQPNKLPRPAFSSHRLTENGKKVYPCQPDIQFTSDRQGLPNNFKAENKEHKINGIIEVPPASVCSTKEIPATQANENGEASTKPLHPDLKYLSQILSVPKMEEWSVFDDQEWLFSSDCLQSKKPKVGSSVVDETPQVWAEALQIESADVCALPYVIPY; the protein is encoded by the exons GGGAAgcagaaagagaaaaaacataagaaggagaagaaggacaaggataagaaagagaagaaggacaAGGAGAGAAGCAGTGATAagcacaaagaaaataaagaccgAAAGGAAAAGCATAAAGACAAGAAGGACAAGGATAAGGATAAAGATAAAAACAAAACCTTAGATGAGAAACGGAATGAAGGGCGACATGAGGGGTACAATGGAGAGAAGGTTAACCAGAACAAACAGCAGGCCGAGGAGATCAAGGGCTCTAAATTTGTGCAGGAGTTGGGCAGGAGGATCAGAGATGCAGAAAAAGGGACAGGGGTCCAAATGCTTGAGAACTTCACTAGTACAGATCAAAGAAAAGCTGAGGGTATGGCCAGGTTGGTGGAGAAAGTTTTTGACAATAGGTCTGAAGTTAACGAAAAGAATAAGGTCGGTGCAGATCAAAAAAGAGCTGAGGTGGGGATG GCCAGAGTGGTGGAGAAGGATTTTAGCAATAGGGttgaagggaaagaaaagaataacGATGGTATTTTTCAACAAAGAACTGAGGGAATCGCTAGATCAGTGGAGAATGCCGTCAATTGGGctgaagggaaagaaaagaataaggagaagaaaaatgatGATAGAAAGGCTGATGTACAAAGAAATAGAGATGAGGAAAGAAGTTCAGGAAATGCAAAATTTCAGAACTTCACCAGAATGGATCAACAAAGGGTTGAAGGAATGGGCAAACCAATGGAGAAGGATGCTGAGAAGAGACtggaagggaaagaaaagaaaaaaggcaaGGAAGGTAGTGATAAACAGGGGGATAAGCACAAGGGGAGAGATCGAGAGAAGAAAagcaaaggaaaagataaagacaggagtaaagagaagaaggagagggagaaggagaaagcGAAGGAAAAAAGTGATAAAAAGAATAGGGAGCAGGATAAATTAAAAGATAGCAGCAAGGACCCTACAAGTACCATCAACATTAAACCATCAGCATTAAACTTTTCCAAGGAGAGTGACAAGAGCCTTGATGCCgatgggaatctcaggaaaagaaaagacagaGAGATGAATGGGTTTTTACATG GGAGTGATATTCAGCCAAATAAATTGCCAAGACCTGCCTTTTCCTCTCACCGGTTAacagagaatggaaaaaaagTTTATCCATGCCAACCTGATATCCAATTTACTTCCGATAGGCAGGGGCTACCCAATAACTTTAAGGCAGAGAATAAGGAGCACAAAATCAATGGTATAATAGAAGTTCCGCCAGCTTCTGTTTGCTCAACAAAGGAGATCCCTGCAACACAAGCAAATGAGAATGGTGAAGCTTCTACAAAACCGCTGCATCCTGATTTGAAGTATCTAAGCCAGATACTTTCGGTACCCAAGATGGAGGAATGGTCGGTGTTTGACGATCAGGAATGGCTGTTCAGCAGTGACTGTCTTCAATCGAAGAAGCCCAAGGTGGGATCTTCTGTGGTTGATGAGACCCCGCAGGTGTGGGCGGAAGCTCTGCAAATAGAGTCAGCTGATGTTTGTGCTCTGCCATATGTCATTCCGTACTGA